One Orcinus orca chromosome 7, mOrcOrc1.1, whole genome shotgun sequence genomic window carries:
- the FZD5 gene encoding frizzled-5 has protein sequence MARPDPSAPPSLLLLLLAQLAGRAAAASKAPVCQEITVPMCRGIGYNLTHMPNQFNHDTQDEAGLEVHQFWPLVEIHCSPDLRFFLCSMYTPICLPDYHKPLPPCRSVCERAKAGCSPLMRQYGFAWPERMSCDRLPVLGRDAEVLCMDYNRSEATTAPPRPFPAKPTHSGLPGSPASGSDCATGGPSVCKCREPFVPILKESHPLYNKVRTGQVPNCAVPCYQPSFSPDERTFATFWIGLWSVLCFISTSTTVATFLIDMERFRYPERPIIFLSACYLCVSLGFLVRLVVGHASVACSREHSHIHYETTGPALCTVVFLLVYFFGMASSIWWVILSLTWFLAAGMKWGNEAIAGYAQYFHLAAWLIPSVKSITALALSSVDGDPVAGICYVGNQNLNSLRGFVLGPLVLYLLVGTLFLLAGFVSLFRIRSVIKQGGTKTDKLEKLMIRIGIFTLLYTVPASIVVACYLYEQHYRESWEAALTCACPGPDSGQPRAKPEYWVLMLKYFMCLVVGITSGVWIWSGKTVESWRRFTSRCCCRPRRGHKSGGATAAGDYAEASAALTGRTAPPGPAAAAAYHKQVSLSHV, from the coding sequence atgGCTCGGCCAGACCCGTCCGCGCCGCcttcgctgctgctgctgctcctagCGCAGCTGGCGGGCCGGGCGGCGGCCGCCTCCAAGGCCCCAGTGTGCCAGGAAATCACAGTGCCCATGTGCCGCGGCATCGGCTACAACCTGACGCACATGCCCAACCAGTTCAACCACGACACGCAGGACGAGGCGGGTCTGGAGGTGCACCAGTTCTGGCCGCTGGTGGAGATCCACTGCTCGCCGGACCTGCGTTTCTTCCTGTGCTCCATGTACACGCCCATCTGCCTGCCCGACTACCACAAGCCGCTGCCGCCCTGCCGCTCGGTGTGCGAGCGCGCCAAGGCCGGCTGCTCGCCGCTCATGCGCCAGTATGGCTTTGCCTGGCCGGAACGCATGAGCTGCGACCGCCTCCCGGTGCTGGGCCGCGACGCCGAGGTCCTGTGCATGGATTACAACCGCAGCGAGGCCACCACGGCGCCCCCCAGGCCCTTCCCGGCCAAGCCCACCCACTCAGGCCTGCCGGGGTCGCCGGCCTCGGGGAGCGACTGCGCCACCGGGGGCCCGTCGGTGTGCAAGTGCCGCGAGCCCTTCGTGCCCATTCTCAAGGAGTCGCACCCGCTTTACAACAAGGTGAGGACGGGCCAGGTACCCAACTGCGCGGTGCCCTGCTACCAGCCGTCCTTCAGCCCCGACGAGCGCACGTTCGCCACCTTCTGGATCGGCCTGTGGTCTGTACTGTGCTTCATCTCCACCTCCACCACGGTGGCCACCTTCTTAATAGACATGGAACGCTTCCGCTACCCTGAGCGCCCCATCATCTTCCTGTCAGCCTGCTACCTGTGCgtgtctctgggcttcctggtgcGCCTGGTCGTGGGCCATGCCAGCGTCGCCTGCAGCCGCGAGCACAGCCACATCCACTACGAGACAACGGGCCCTGCGCTGTGCACTGTCGTCTTCCTGCTGGTCTACTTCTTTGGCATGGCCAGTTCCATCTGGTGGGTCATCCTGTCGCTCACCTGGTTCTTGGCGGCTGGCATGAAGTGGGGCAACGAGGCCATTGCGGGCTATGCGCAGTACTTCCACCTGGCCGCGTGGCTCATCCCCAGTGTCAAGTCCATCACTGCGCTGGCACTGAGCTCCGTGGACGGGGACCCGGTAGCCGGCATCTGCTACGTGGGGAACCAGAACCTGAACTCGCTGCGCGGCTTCGTGCTGGGCCCGCTGGTGCTCTACCTGCTGGTGGGCACGCTCTTCCTCCTGGCGGGCTTCGTGTCGCTCTTCCGCATCCGCAGCGTCATCAAGCAGGGCGGCACCAAGACGGACAAGCTGGAGAAGCTCATGATCCGCATCGGCATCTTCACGCTGCTCTACACTGTGCCAGCCAGCATCGTGGTAGCATGCTACCTGTACGAACAGCACTATCGCGAGAGCTGGGAGGCTGCGCTCACCTGCGCGTGCCCCGGCCCGGACTCTGGCCAGCCGCGCGCCAAGCCCGAGTACTGGGTGCTCATGCTCAAGTACTTCATGTGCCTTGTGGTGGGCATCACGTCGGGCGTTTGGATTTGGTCCGGCAAGACTGTGGAGTCGTGGCGGCGCTTCACCagccgctgctgctgccgcccgCGGCGGGGCCACAAGAGCGGCGGCGCCACGGCCGCGGGGGACTACGCCGAGGCGAGCGCAGCGCTCACGGGCAGGACCGCGCCGccgggccccgccgccgccgccgcctatCACAAGCAGGTGTCCCTGTCGCACGTGTAG